GAGCTCTTATATACCGCCCAGCTTACTTCTTCGAATACACTGAAACATGGTCCAAGGTCCCACGCTTTCACAGTGTGCAAACGGAACTTGCGCGTCCAACGCTGATGTGCCGTCAGTAGCAGTGTACATCTTCTCCACCACCCCTCCCCTTTCGCTGATTGGAAAATCCACGCGAAGAAACCCAAAACCAATAGATCTAGGAGATAAAAGAGGTGAGGATTTAGTGCCGGCTGAAACCTACACTCTAGATACGAGAtagcctatatggcagtaaaaaaatATTAGGCAATTTTAAAGCCCGGTCGGGCATGGCATTCTCCTTGAGGCCTAAGGTAGGCGGATTCGTTGTTATGCCACTTAGAATGTATGAAGAAAAGGCTGTGCAGGTGTTAACCAAGAACTTCAGGCCGATAGAATTTTCTGAAACAAGACAAAAGAAGGCTGCCAGGAAGCTTCTGAAGAAGATACAGCTTGAATCAATGGCCAAAGACGTCAGGAGAGATCAAAATGGGTTCCTGCACGTTTTCTTCACTGGAAAAACCGACAAGGTAGATTGCCCTCTTCGCGTCATCGCATCAGAGATGGACAGGTGGAAGCGTATGGTAAGGGATTTTCTAAAGAAGCTCGTGAACATAGTTGTAGGACCAGATCCGTTTTTAGCGCAGAGCACAAAAGAACTTCTTGCCACTCTAGATGACATAAGCTCTGCCACCACGGCGTTCTCGATTGACATAGAGGACCTGTTCTACTCTATTCCGCATGAAGCCTTATTTGCAGCCGTCAAGCAGCAAGTAGAATAATATGGTGCAACCAGCTTCCGCAACGCAGTCAGCATGTCCTTGGAACAATTCCTTGATCTGTTAAAATTTTACCTTGCCTCGACCGCAGTCTACCACAAAGGACAGTTTTACATTCAAAAAAGAGGTATTTGCATAGGTTCACGCGTGGCACCTGTTTTATGTAGTATTTTTCTCTCTGCCTTTGACCAGCGCTTGCAATGTTGTCTCTACGACCAACATATTGTGAGCATTTTTCGGTACGTTGATTATCTCATGATGGTAAACCTCTCTGCAAATTCTAGTCTGCCTGATTCAGTGAGTAGCGTCCTTATTGTTTTTAGGTGTGAAGCAAAAATACTTCATTTCACGCATGTTTGCATAAGGGTAACCAAATCCAATTTCTGGATATCAATCTAGATTTTACGCCCTCAAATATCTTTCGGTCCTGCATCCCCAGAATGAACAAGCAATTACTGCCCTATGAACGCGCACATTCAGTGTTGGTAAAAAGAGCGATCGTTCACCTTGCCTGCCGTTCTGCCCTAGAAATGTCATGTCCGCACAAAATGAACAAGCAATTACTGCCCTATGAACGCGCACATTCAGTGTTGGTAAAAAGAGCGATCGTTCACCTTGCCTGCCGTTCTGCCCTAGAAATGTCATGTCCGCACAAAATGAACAAGCAATTACTGCCCTATGAACGCGCACATTCAGTGTTGGTAAAAAGAGCGATCGTTCACCTTGCCTGCCGTTCTGCCCTAGAAATGTCATGTCAGCACAAAATGAGTTTGTCTTAACCGTCGGATTAAGAGATTGTATGCTGCTGGGTATCCAAGGCAAATTATAACCTGTGTTTGCGAAAGCTTGCTACAGAGGATGAAAAACACGAATCGCCACGTGAACGAAAAGCGAGAACCAGTGTGtctcatgccttacgtgcaccgagtgtcacacaatATAAAGAAAGCTGCACCGAAGATACGGCGTCCAACTCGTGTTTGCGGCGCCTTGCAAGCTCGCTAAGGTGTGTGCTATCATGAAAAGAGATGATAGAAAGCAAAGATGCACCTTAAATCCCAGCCTAGAGTACACAGAATGTGCCAGAGAACTTATCTATTAGGTTCCATTATCCTCTGGAAAGATGtatgtacatcggccaaactgggcgatgTTTCAATGAAACGGCGGCTGAAAATGATCGCAATCTCTCTACCAACTCAGGAAGCAATTTGCCTTTACGttgtaagaagtgcaaaaaaagGGATTGCCACCTGTTTCTCGAAAGCACAAAGTTTCTCTCTACGCCTAGAACTAAAACAGAAAGGGAAACATTTGAGGCCTTCCTAATCGCAAAGAATGCGAACAATTGTGTGAGCACACCGTCCATTCTGTTTTCGGATAAAGAAATCTCGTTTTAGAACGTAACACTTTAAACTGTCCATTTTAACCCTGCACAtttactcttgttacttgttATTTCAATTCTTCATATATTTTAGCCTGATTTTAGCCTTTTCATTCCCGCGTCGCCTTTACCTTTGTTTTGTTCTCTCCATATTTCATTCTCGGTTTCACGGTTTTAGCCTCGTTGTTAACCTTGTTTTGTATCCTTCATATGGTTTCGTTTATTATGCTTTTCTGCTTACCTTTATTTAGTGCTTGCACCTTTATCTTTTACTGTTGTTATGTTGGTTCCACGTCTCATCCCTTTTTGCTTAGCAAGTTTTCGCTCGTAATACACGGTTCTGCCGATTCCACATTTCGTTCTCTGAATTTTTAGTTTCACCTTCAGCCTCTTTATTTTCCTCTCTCCTATTATCTAGGTATCAAGGGTGTGTAGGCATGTAcacacttggggttctttagaTTGGCTGTCCAGTTTTGCTCTACTGAACTGTTAGACTCATCTGCCGTAGTGGATGCCGGCTATGTCAGGTGGTGGTTTGGAGCGTATAAAAGGGAATGCTCGAAGCGCTTTTTGAAtaaaagttgtaagtctgcgctcTGTGTACGTGTTTTTTGCTTCTGTCCccgttctttcgcgcagtttaatcatgaacgagaagcattaagtagcccgccagaaaacccttcttcgTCATTAGAAATACAGAACACTTATGGatggcaacggaaacaaattctcGCTTCAAAACATGTGAAATTCTAGCAGATACGAAGACATTAATAGAGATTTCAATCTCCTCTATTTTCAAACAGGAATAACTCTGGTTCCGCGTTTAAAAGCCTGTACAAATTGCTAACTAAATAAAGGGACTATGCTTCGCGATGGGAATACGCCTCATTTGTCAACAGCGAGTATTCCATAtaattatttgtgacagaaaTCTCACCCGGGACACGATGAATACACCATGCTCTAAATGAGAGTGCGCTACAGGACacgtcactgttttttttttactcctattAGGCGAACGGTGTTCAGAGTGTAGTTATGATGCTCTTTTCAGGTAACTAGTTACTGAATCAATTTCGTGCTGAGCAGCCCACACTAACACAGTAGAATGTAGATGAGACATGTTATCAAAACTTGGCACGTAATACATCCCCTTGTTGAATGCCGCTCCCATTGTCCAGTTGCATCGCCCACGGGCGCATCGTAAACGAATCGCGCAATCACGTCCGGTCCGGTAGAGACTGCATGTGTTCGCGTGGTAGGGTAATTCCCGGTGCGAAATCTGTCGAACGGCGATCATAATACTTTCAGCTAGCATTGATGTACTTAAGCAGAGCTTGATACAACAAGAGAACTTGCCGCTGCACTCACAACAGCGTGGATTAATTGGTAAATCAAATCACGCCATTCGTAAGCACTCGTATATTTGCAAATTTGCCCAACTGAATACGCCAGAGCAACAAACAAAGTGGATTTTACTGTATTGTAGGAACCAACGCGCGGCGTAAAAAACTCGCTACGTAATAGGACTCGTATAGGTGATAACGAATTGAGGGAGTGCGCTCAATCACTCTTAAAGACGCTATGTTGCCCATGGACGCAACCAGCTGGTGTCAAAGGGGACCAGCTTTAATTATGGTTTGCCACTGAGACCAACCCTGAAAACTAGCTTTTATATGTATCTCTAGTTTTCATGGAAATGAGCTTGAGCTTAAAACCTTGGGGCACACTTAACGATCAGTAAGTGTGAAATGCGGTAGCGTTATATCCCCATTGTCGCTACTTAGGTGTTTCAGTGTCATTTTTATGCGTTTCAGAGTTGCTCCGCAGACACTCGTCagcaccctccccccccctcccccccccccccccccctgccgcaGTGGGCAGGTTTCTCGCAATCCAGTGGGCCGGTCGCTACCAGCCTCGatgggcatgttgtgatgactTCATATGGTCACGCCACATCTCCCTACCAGTCAGGGGATTTCGTCTCTGACAGCGGCGTGGTTTAGTGTGGCAACTCTGATGTTATCGTGTTAATACGCGAAGACAAAGGCAGATCATTTTCAAGGTTCTAGACACAGTCGGAAATGTCAAAACCGTGCGGGAGCTCAAGACAAGCTCACCGTCTGGCGACGCGCTGCGGAAGGCCTCGTTTCGTCGGTGACGGCGCTCTCCGTCAAAGAACACCTCGACCACTTGAGGTGGGAGTGGTTGGACCACAATAGGCCGGAGTAAATGATCCCCAACTGGCGCGAGTGGAAGGGTCACAGCAGGCGGGAGTGGACTGGTCACAACAGGCATAGGCGTCTCCTCCATCTCGTGGAAGCCGACATCCTCTGCAGGCGGCCAAGGCTCGGAATGCGACGTCCCATCGCCGCTCTGGTGTATGAAGTCGGCGGCTAGAGCTGTAGGCTCCCACTCGGTCGGTGGATCCTGTTCGGGACCGTTGCTGTAATCGCTGTTGCTTTCTTCGATGTGGATGACCACTTCCTCTTGGTCGTCCTCGGCTTCCGCCATGGCTGCACTGTCTTCGCTCACTTCTTCCTCGTTCTCCTTCACTTCGGAATGATCACCTCGTGCCTTCGCCAGCACACCGGGGGCGAAGATGGTATCCCTATGGCTTCATCATTTATTTTCTGTCAATAAACTTGTTCTCTCCCTGTCGCTCCATGGGCGATGTCTTTTGACTCTGAAAGGTGCATAATGCCCTTTATTAGTGGTAAAATGGCATCGCCATCGAACGCCTAGTATGGTCGTGACAGCAGGCTGACAATAGACAAGCAGAGTTGCGCAGGCCTAAAAGCGTACTGTTTGTTAGGGCGATTTTGTGACATTAAAAACAAGGGGCTAACTAGCGGCTATAACGAAAGCTTCACGCGACAGGTGTCTTGTACAAAATGACCGTCGTGTATGAGCATGTCTAGTATAAAGGTGGCGACGAACTGTAACATGAGGCACATAAAACACCGGATACCATCGGGAGCTTTCAAGAATCGGCCACCAGCGATCGTAAATGTCCCACAGAGCTCTGATAGCGTCTCGTGTAGCAAAAAAAATGATGAAGCAACAGGCCGGCGCAAACAAAAAATGCTAAAAAAGGCAAAATGTTTAGCTGCAATATCATAACTGAAAACTATGGCGTCCACTACGGTGGCCAAAATAAGACGTTCTTGAAAATGTGCAACTTAATTCATATGGTGTAGGTGAACCTGAGGTGCCTATCGGTGTGAGGAGGTGTCTGATACGTTGGTCGTTATCACCTATTTGCCGGGAGAACGGCGAGAAGTGCAGCAATCTTCTTGTGGTTTAATGTGTTGTGTTACCTCAAGGAGTAACATAATCCATCGCATGGTTGGGCTTGTCCGGTCCTTATGATGTGACActcttgtcttctcttctcgTTGCCTTGGCTTTCCGGTCGTACTTCGTCTGTTTTCATCACTACTTTTTACGAATCTCTTCTGTGCGTAACAGTTTAGCCATGGGTCATATGAGCATTTTTGAATTCCTAGTCATTTATTATTGAATTTCTTCCTGACCATTTCTCTCCTATTTTTATATGCATTTTCTCTCAGCCTGCAAATTTCCACGGTCCCGGgcaccctctctctttcatttatcaATTTCATTCCTCCTTTCAAAGACGAAGAACTAGAGAGGTCAATAGTCCCAACGATCGCAGAGCCTCATGAGAGTTCCTATAGGCCTCCATTACCTCGCGCCGCGCGTCTTCAGTCAGAGTCAATGTGCGGTCGCCTTCTCGCTAGTTTCGCACCACTGTTAGGCGACAAAACCGAATACAAGAACAGCAGATGACGCAGGCGACGGAGCTGAGAGATGCGGCTGTGCATGCCCGTCGCTAGAAAGAAAGCGGCCACTTTAACCCGCCCGTGTTGTGGGAAATGAAACCACAGAGATACGTGGTCAGTCCACTCGTGCATGCTCGACAGATGTGCCGAGATAAGGTTTGAGAACAAGGAAGGCTTGTCCAGGGGTAATGATAAGGCCACCAGGGCCGGTCATTTCAACGCGTGCGATATACGCGAATCACACGCTGCCGCCGTGCCGTGGCTAAGCCCTTACCAGTTAGAATTCGGGCTCTTCTAGCGGCAGATGCGACGCCTGCCTCAAGCTGAGAAAGCGCGACACCGACTTCGAGGTCTTACAAAATGCTGGACGTCATCTCACGCCCATGTCGCTATGAATTTCTAATTTACTGGGCCATGCTTCAAATGCATGTTGGCATCGCGGCTCACATCCGTACGCGCTAGTGCTATATCTGCGCTCTTGGGCAAGGCGAAAGAATTAAATGACCAGCCTTTGTCAGATGGGAATAGCCAAAGAAGTCTGTTCCTATGCCGTGAACTCAAGATTTCGCAGCATTCGTGGATATTCTTTGAGAACTTTAGGAGCGGTAAGGAGGAGTGTTCCTCAAACCTTTAAAGCATTTGGAGCGCTGGACATGTATAATGGGCCGCGCAGCATAGCCCATAATTGGGACCGTTGGTTCCAACCTTTTGATAGGGGCAGTTCTTTTATTGGTCTTGGAGAATGGAACGTTGACGAGACGTCTTTACAGATAATTGTTTGACTTTCGTGCTGAAAGTAGGGGATGTGGTataatgtaaaaaaatttttctgaaaatttggGAGCTGCGTTATTGGAAATTTTAACCAGTGTTCTGTTTTCTGTTTTGAACTCTTCGGTTTTAAACATGTTTTCGGCCCTCGctttttctgttatttttatACTCTGTTTTTGGCTTGCTGTTATTTTAAGTTGCTGTTTTTTGCCTTGTATTTTGTTTATCTTCTCTGTTCAACATGTATTAAGCGACACAGGTGGTTTATACAAAATCTTGTTTatccgaagaaaaaaaacaggcacgGAAACATTCAAAACATGGAACTTTGAAGTGCGATTATTAGCGCCGGAGTTTCTGGCTCCAGGTTGCGCTGGTCTTTTCCGCCTCCTCATTGGTGCTGCTGACAGAAATTCATAACCTTTATCGCTCTGCTGGAAGGAAAGAACAGGGTTAAGTTTAGCAAGCTAAAATATCTAAACAATTTAAGTGAGGTAATGAGTCCATAACCAAGATAATAATACGACTATGGTCTAAAGCCCCGAAGTCCCAGTTTAATCGTGGGCGGCTCTTTGAATAGTGCATGAATCCAAGACTCTACACCTTTCCAACAGCTATCTGAGATATGAAGGTTAGGTATCAGTTAGCGGCGCTTAAAAATTTCCATCTAACAATTGAGTATCAGGATCCCTATCGCAAACTAGATCACCCCAGATTCAGCCTTAGCGTAATTGTCAGCAGACGTCAGGTGTGGGGAATATGAAAAGCTACTCGCGAAAGCGTGACACATCGCGTCTTTCTCGGTTTGGTCATAGGCGACAGGGGGTTCCGTGAGATTTGGGCAGCTCTGGTACTCCCACTCCACACAACTGCACTGCTGGGTCGACAACACCCACCTACGATAGCGCTTGTCTCCAGTCATTAGAGCGGCCTGAGGCACGCGAGTAGCACCATGCACTTTATGTTCCCTCTCATACTTCACGCATGTGCACTCGTATTACAAGAGCGGGGGCATAGATTGATCGACCTTAGCGCGCTCTCTCAAGGCTGGGGCTTTTGTGAATTGTGCGAGTGTATGCATACACACTGCAAGAAATATCTGATAAATATAACGACAGCAGTCATTGGCGTGCACGCCTGCACTGTTGGCGTCGTTAGCGTCGGGTGACCACAAATGCCGATGGGGAAGATAGCGCGTTCTCTACACAATAAAAGTACCGACTGGCAATAAGTCACTAATAAAAACAAGTACAGTACATTACCTGTACAGAACGAGATGGATTCGTAGCACTTACGTTCTTTCGCAAATAGTCGGATCGGTGAAAGCATGCATAAAACGCACGTACTTACGGCCAATACGACGGCGACTTTCTGGAACAATGAAAGACCGCAGCAAAACAAGGGACCACACAGACCAAAATGCACACCGTTCCATCAGAAAATACCCTATGGTCGCTGTTTTTAATTATAATGGGTTCATAAATTACAATGTATTCGTTCTAAACCGGTTGGCTACGTGACTCGTACTTCGGGTGTAGCTGATTTTTTCGTGAACAGGTTTATGTCGTGGGTCTTTAACACACATTTTCCGTATGACTACCAAACATTGTGCAAAAACCCTCCATTTGACACGGATTGTAAGCGTTCAGAATTATTACCGTTTCAGTACAATCATTTTCAGGAATAGGATTCTCATTAGGAACTAATATGTGAAATAACATATCTGCCACTCCACttacacatgcaaaaaaaaattccagcGTTATGGCACTCAACGTCTCCTAGTTTCGTTGTGTAGTGTTCAAACATGCCCAACTGCAGGTCCTATTAAGTGGGCACGACTAATCATATGACGAATGTAGgcgataaggtggctgcagctggcacagaacagggcGAACTGGAGAGATACGGGTGAGGTATTtgtcctgtagtgggcgtagtcaggctgatgatgtcaATGCAAGCAAAAACGAGCAATGAAGACATGCACAGATTCACGTCGCATATCTTCCCTATCACTGCATGGAGAGGGGCCTGCAATTGAaagaatgaaagagagagagagaaaaaaaagaaaggaagaaagagagaaagaaataaggaaaggaagaaggaaagaaagaaagaaggaaggaacgagagaaagaaataaagacggaaagaagaaaacaaagagagaaagaaagtaagaaagagagaaagagagagaaagaaagaataagagaaatgaagaaataacgaaaaaaagaaggaaagaaagaaagaaaaagaagggaaggaagaaagagaaaaggaataaAGAAGTCGGAACAGATAGGTTATTTTCACTAATTGCGGAATAAGCATTCGGAGTATTGCTAACAGCGCTTAAACCTTGACAAGAAGTGTCACTGCTGATTTTAAGAACGCCAG
The Amblyomma americanum isolate KBUSLIRL-KWMA chromosome 3, ASM5285725v1, whole genome shotgun sequence genome window above contains:
- the LOC144122950 gene encoding uncharacterized protein LOC144122950, which gives rise to MAEAEDDQEEVVIHIEESNSDYSNGPEQDPPTEWEPTALAADFIHQSGDGTSHSEPWPPAEDVGFHEMEETPMPVVTSPLPPAVTLPLAPVGDHLLRPIVVQPLPPQVVEVFFDGERRHRRNEAFRSASPDGTQQRRLSVGRVFVVSAALSCSLGLASWLLYRHLSQGPRRFAEMRADQTDSIVADYTEPALPPPTVGPRLNYENATDDLHLLGAWRRPFAVVAAGQKNHSRH